GACATTGAAAGCCATTGAGGATTGTTCGCTGGATTGTTCATTAGCGTTCAGGGCATTGGTTGTTTTTATATGAGAGCCCGGAACGGCGCAACCAGCTAACAGGGTTGGCACGAGTGCCGCCAAAATCAGTTTTTTATTAAAATCCATATTATTGTATCTGCTCTTACAAGGAATGGTCTAAACATAGCGTGACTGCGAAGCCAAAGTAGCGGAGCCTATATTCGTCAAGGCTGCTCACCATTCCTCAGTGCCTGAGCTTCCTGCTTTCAGACACGCTACCGCCCATTGATATACGCTTAATCACACTGCGTCGAGATCTAAATGTCTACCCACTCAAGCGTATTGAATGCGGTTTTTGAGGGCAGCATTATTCAATAATTCACCCTAAAAAACAATAATTCGGTGCAAGCAAGCGCTCAGCACAAGACATTGATAACATAAATAACTAAGCGAACACTTTTGTATAATTAAGTGTCTTTTCTATCAATAGTTTTAGTATGGTTTTGGAGTGTGTATCACCATGTATTAGGTGAATTTCACTGGGCGGATGAGCACTTCCCTGCGCAAAGGCCAACAATTCCTTTTGTCCTGCATGGGCAGAGTACCCCGAGATTGTGACAATTTGAGCACCAACTGCAACCAAATGATTGTCAATCTCAACATTGCTACAGCCTGACTGCAATTTTCGTCCTAATGTGCCGTTTGCTTGATAACCCACAAAAAGCACTTCCGTCGATGGTTTAGGTAGAAGGTATTTAAGGTAATTCATGACTCTACCCCCTTGGCACATGCCTGATGCGGCGATCACTATGCACGGTTCGTTGCTACTTGCTAATCGGTTGACTAAGGCTAGATGCTGCTTGTGATCTTTAATCACCACTTTTTGTTCAAAACCTAAAGGATGGCGACCTTGATTGAGGCGCTGCTCAGCTTCTTGCCCCCATAATTTTCGATACTTACGGTAAGAACAGGTGACTTTGTTTGCCATTGGGGAGTCAACAATAATGGGGAGGCGCCTTTCGAGTTTGCGTTCATGTAGAAGCGACTCTATGTCGAACAACAGTTCTTGGGTACGGCCAACACTGAAAGCTGGAATAATGACTGTTCCACTGTTTTCGACGGAGCGAGTTAAGACTTGTTGCAGCCTCTCCTTTCTTGAGGCCATGTTTTCATGGTTCTTATCACCATAAGTTGATTCGAGGTAGAGCACATCCATGTTCTCAGGTGGCAGGGGGTCCGAGAGTAAAGGCGTGTTGTTTGGACCAAGGTCGCCAGAAAATACGACTTTACTGTAATTCTGTGTATTGGCTTCAGGTACTTTTAACTCCACATACGCAGAACCCAAAATATGCCCGGCAGGCTGAAAACGACAGTAAAGCGTTTGTCCTAGCTTGATTGGAAACCACTGGTTGTATTTGATGGGTTTAATTAGATTTGTAATTCGCTCAAGCATTCTTTGCCTTAGGTACTTTGAAA
This portion of the Vibrio sp. SCSIO 43136 genome encodes:
- a CDS encoding MBL fold metallo-hydrolase, yielding MRVIHHGGKEGVTGSCHELQLGGRSLLLDCGIFQGAEADKSLVINFPISHVQALVITHSHIDHIGRIPWLIAAGFNKPISCTPATADLLPLMLDDGMKLQLSLSKYLRQRMLERITNLIKPIKYNQWFPIKLGQTLYCRFQPAGHILGSAYVELKVPEANTQNYSKVVFSGDLGPNNTPLLSDPLPPENMDVLYLESTYGDKNHENMASRKERLQQVLTRSVENSGTVIIPAFSVGRTQELLFDIESLLHERKLERRLPIIVDSPMANKVTCSYRKYRKLWGQEAEQRLNQGRHPLGFEQKVVIKDHKQHLALVNRLASSNEPCIVIAASGMCQGGRVMNYLKYLLPKPSTEVLFVGYQANGTLGRKLQSGCSNVEIDNHLVAVGAQIVTISGYSAHAGQKELLAFAQGSAHPPSEIHLIHGDTHSKTILKLLIEKTLNYTKVFA